A segment of the Symmachiella macrocystis genome:
GCGCATTTGTTGCCGGCCCAGCTTTTATTCTAATCTTGTTTGCCATCATCCAACGCGTGACGGGTGAGAAGATTGATGATGGACCGAGACGGTTGCTCATCAACATTATCCGAGTCACCGTTGTTGTGAATCTGCTGATGGTCGTATCGGAAGTCTTCACTGAGTTTTACACAGGAGGCGGACATACCGCTTCGGCACGATATCTTTTTCTCGGTCTGCATGGCCACAACGCGCTCGTGCCGTGGATTTGGACGGCAATGGCCTTCAACGTCGTGTCCGCAGGATTGTTTCTGTCGCCGCTGGTTATGCGATACTCGACAGTATTGATTGTTGCCTGTGTACTTGCCTTCATCGGAGCATGGATCGAAAAGGGGATGGGGCTAATCGTCCCCGGCTTTATTCCCAGCACGCTTCATGAGATTGTTGAATATACTCCCAGTCTCGCGGAATGGAAAATCAGTGCAGGCATTTGGGCACTCGGTTTGATGGTGCTGACCATCTTGCTCAAGATGTCGATGGCCGTCATTTCAACAAGTTCGAAACCAGCCATGCCAGAGAATCTATAGGCTCACGCGGTTCAAAAATAATGACGGACGTAAGTTGAACCCGCAAAGAAAGTACAATCCAAAAGTCTTGGCCAGTACTGACTGAAGAAATAGGCTACAGATGATCGATTCGCAGATCGTCTAGGCCAATCTCGTTAATCGGCGGTGATGGGCAGGTTTAGCTTCTCCGTTATTGCTTGACCGACACTTGTCGAGAATACAGCGGACGTGAACTGAGTCGCGCGCGACTGTGCGAATCCCGAATTCGCCTTGGCCACTCCGTTGCCATTGTAATGTCAGGGCATTGTTTACTTGTTTGCCATATTGATCGAGCAATTTCAACTTGATCTTCAGCACTCAGGATTGCAGACAATTCATCCTCATTCAAGTCGGTGAACTTCGGACGGTTCATCGGTGTTTTGTGTCACACCATAGCGACGAGCCATTCGCCAGATAACGATCGAATTGTATTTGAATCGTGGGTTTGCCGCCGGACTAAAACAACAGCCTTTGATCGCTGGAATAAGCGTCCTTACGGACGACCATGCCAATTCTGACGCTCACCATGCTTTTCCCATCAGCGATTCCGCTGATGCCTTATCCGACTAACGACAACGACGGCGGCAATTGCTAGCACCGCACCGCTCAAGGAGCACCACGTCAAAAGCTGATAGAGAAACCCAACTCCGGCCATCGGATCGCCATGGCCAACAGCGCCTTGTGGGTCGAATATCACGCCGTAGAGAAAAATCGATCCTACTACCAAACACACCATTGCCACACCGCCAACGATCCCCACAATTAGCAGGCCGAGAGCATTTAACGCCAGCTTTGAACAGGAAGCCCGCTTATGACTCATCATTCGCCCTTCGGTTTCACTCTCGTGTCTGGTCGGCTCCTCTTCCGCCTGATGATTTCAACAGCCTTCACATGATCCCTCGAACCCACAATTGCCGTCAACTCTTCTTCCGTCAGTTTAATAGACCAAGACGTATCTGATGGACCGTCTGAAAGCCAGATTGTCGGTTCCACACCTTCAACCCACTCGACGGTCTTATTATCGGGCATCAGGAGGAATCTCCCACCGACTGTCAAATAAAACTCATCTCCGAACCGTCTCCATAGATACACATTGCCTTCAAGGTGGTAGGGTTTTCGTGAAATACCGAACTGAGTATCAGGGATGTCGCCAAGATCAAAGTCGATTCCTGCATCTGCAAGAACCGCCTCAACGTCGTCGCCTTCCATAATTCGTTCGAATTGTGCTTCGTTGAGTTCCGCACGTTTTTCATCACCGGAAACGATGCGAAAATCAGGATCAAAAGAGCTTCCCTCCAAGTCATCGCCGCTGCGTTTGATTTCGACTTGTTGTTGAATCCAGAGGCGATGACCACTTGCTAGTTCCGCCTGGGCCCCCAAGTAGCAATATCGACTGGGAAATGACATCGGAACATTGATCTCTGTAACCGTTGTCTTCGCATCAGGAAAACGGTCTTGAAAACGAGCGAACAGCTCTTCGCTGCTGATATGACTGGAGATGATCTTAGACTCATCAATCTCACCTTTACACCCAACAATCAGCAGCACCAGAAGACAGGGCGACAAGCGAAGTAATGGCGTGGACATGGCGTTCCCCTCTGTGTTTTTTTGGTGTTTGTCAGGCGAGCAATGCGTTTTGAACAATTCAAAGTCCAAGTTTGGAGAATATCGGATTCCACGGTCCTGTTGGTCGCTCTTGGCGGCTTGTTCGTGATTAACCTCGCCTGCTAGGTCGAGTATCCTTTACCGCATATTCGCCCACACAAGAAACACCCGTGCATAAAGAAAGACAACGCCCGCAAATATCACAAAAGAGGCCCCTAGGATAAGTTTCCAGCCAAACGGCACTTCGCCATCTTTCGATGATGTTTTCAAAACATAAGCCAACACGAAAGACAATCCAATCGTGCTGCCAATCCACGGTAATCCGTAGAAAAGTACTCCGGGGTCTATTGGGAATGTTTGCCGCAACTGCCTTCCGATATTAGTGTGGTCAATGAATCTAAGACTATCGGCCACGCTGCCTCCCAACCAACAAGCAATAGGCAAGACCAGCACCAGCCGTTTGATGAGTGAAAGCCCTTTCTCAGGAGAGGCAAATGGCGATGCCCCGCAATGCGGGCACTTCTTCGTATTGTTTTCAATTTCTGTTCCGCAGGTTCGACACAGTGGCATTTGCGAATTCCTTAGTCGTGAGTGAAGGATGCGATGAACAACCTGCCCCTAACCTTCTGCCTGTTTGCTCGATGGCTTCAGCTCCTCAGCCAATCTGTCGTCGACTAAAACCTACGCCCTCATGACTCATTAATGTCTATCTTCCGCCGTCTCCTTCTTCGGCGTATGACAACAACTGCGGCAATGGCTAACACCGCACCGATTGAGAAGCTCCATCCCAACATGTGAAGTGTTGCCGTGATTCCCGTCATTGGACCACCGCCACCTCCTCCTGTCGGGTCAAAAACACTGATAAAGAGCAGTATCGATCCAATGACCAGAAACACATTTACGACACCGCCAACGATCCCCACGACGAGCAGGCCGAGAGTCTTCAACAACACATCCGGCCAGCGACTTGGATTGTGCTCATGCGTAGGTGTCATTGCATCCACATTTATTGCGTTGTGGTGGCGATAATTTATTGAATGACGTTCGGTTCACCCTCTTTGACAATGATTCCTTTGATCGGATTTTGAAGATTTGAGGAGAACTGCTACCCATCATGCGTTCCAATGGCAATTTTCTTTCCGAATTCAATGCGAGTCACCTAGCATTCAACTGCCAGATCTGAGCTAGAGAAAAGCCGAATAAGACCGCCCAGACACATGCCCCTTAAACACAGCGATGCCTGCTCGCCTCCAATTGATGATGTGAATAGCAACTCCTTCCGGATTTCACGATTTGTGCGGATTGTCTGATTGGCAATTTCGATCAAGCCGTGACATGACGGCTGATGCGACAAGCAAGAACGGAATCGCACAGGCGAGAAAGCCCGTGTAGACGATAACGTGCACTGAATGACCAAATCCATCGATATCATACATTGCTAAATCGGCCATCAGTGCCAACCACATCAAAGCGATCATCAGACCGGTTGCTATGGCAGCGATCCAATGCCTTCGCTTTCCTGCTTCCCAGCGGATAGGAGGGTGCTCTGTCACCAACCGAATACCTGAAAAACACAACCATAGGCCGTAGCCGATAACGAGAACTCCAACTGCTCCGTCTGGAATCGAGCGGAAGGCGTCTCCCCCCGTGTTAATACCGATCAAGACAAAAAGTGATGTTCCGAACATCACAGCGACGCCGAGCGAAGTGAGGCATATCCCGCACACAAGATCTAAGCCGGTTACAATCCAGCGGAATCCTTTCACAGCCCAGTGACGATGTTTCAATTGCGACATTTTCCGATCTTTACCGTTTCACCTGAGCATGGCATTTTCGAAAGCACGATGTGGATTGTTTCAGCCCAGTTCAAAAGGACCAAGCAAACACTTGGTTCAGAAGAATCCAGCACGGAATCAAACCGCCATACAAGAAACCGAACAAGAACGTGCCCCAGGCCACTCGGCGTTGGTGGTTGATGCGAAACACGGCATATCCAATGCCGCATAGTGGCACAATCCACCAAGCGAATAGCAATGGAAGAATGGAGAACACTCCCGTCATTTGACCGGTATTGACACCAAGCGTTTCCATGACGAAGAGAGAAATATACATGATTGGAACGGGGACGAGCACTCCTGGCAAACAATCGCCAATCCCAGCGAAAAACGCCTTAAATCGGGAAATGTTCCTGGGGGTTTCTGAAGAGTCTTTGACCATATTGGTTTTCCCCACGGCAAGAGATGATGCTAAACCCCTATCTGTCTTGGCGACATTGCTGGATCAATATCACGTACGAACTGGTCATTTTCTTTAGATTGCCGCTGGTTGTGTCGAATGCCGCCAGACCGGTATTTCCCTCAAGGCCCCCCAGTCGACCGAAGTCCGGCTGCTGATCGTCCATTATATGGCATACCGGAAGCCGCCTGAACGTTGCGTACACGCCCGTCAGCTTAAACCAGCCGGAGAATGAAATCGTTGACGAATCAAACATCTCGTGGGGAAGTCTGCCCATTCTTCTGATTCTTGACTTCTATTGGCACGGCGGATTACTGGCTAGTGATCTCAACTATCGGTTCGAGTTTGCGATAGAAAAGGGCATGGTCCAATGAATGATCAAGTCGCAATACAATTCGACCACTTTTCAGCGGCGAGTCGCACCGATATCGTCGTTGACGCGAATGCGGGTTATCTAAAACTCACGCAGCGCGTTCCTCCTTGGTGGTGTGAATCTCATTGGGAAGCCGGGCACGGAGGATGGGTCAGTTCCACGGAGAGATATTGGACGTGCTGTGCCAGCCGGTGTTCTGTGGAATTGGTAATGAGCAACAAGAGCGGGTGAAACAGTCGAGACATCATGTTTCTGCGAGCGCGGGGGATAACCTGTCGTCGGATCGAGAGATAGCTTTGTTTTTGCACCTCGCTGAAATCGGTGTCGCAGCGCTTCGCCGCCCCAAAAGACAAAATGCTTTTTGCAGGTCTCTTTGTTGTCTTTTTGAGAAGTTCGAAGTACGTATCGTTCGAGCCGCCGAGTCTTTCGCGGCGAACAATCTGATCGAGTGCGATCACATTTTTATCGGGCGACAAGTCAATGCCTGAATCACCGCTGCTCCACAGAAATTCAGCAAACCATTGCTTCCCTTTTCAACCGACCGAAAAGTACACCGAACTCGTAACACATTGCCGATTCAGCAGTTCATAAAATTGGCACAAGGAGCATGGTTATGAAGCGGGTTTGCCTCAAAGAGGCCTACACGATCTGGATGAGCTGGAATCAGCTTGAGGTACTGATAGAAGTTGCGTTGAACGCATATCTGCCGCTGTTACGTTGCGGCGTGGTCGCTCTTTTCCATTTTTTTAAGTTTATTGGCCGCCGACCATCGACAAAGGTGATCTCTCAATAACCAAGGAATGTAAAACAATCACCAAAACAACAAATCGAATGGAGAATTAGCGATGGCGACGTTTACTAAGATTTCAAAAATCGTAATGGTTACTGCAGTGCTTGCTTTGGCAGCCGGTCCGGCAATGGTAGAGGCGGGCCAGAGAGGGAATCACCGCGGCGGCGGACACCGCAACGGCGGAAATCACCGCGGCGGCGGAAATCACCGAGGCGGTGGGAATCATCGCGGCGGTGGGCATCACCGGGGTGGCGGACATCACCGGGGTGGCGGACATCACCGGGGTGGCGGACATCACTGGGGTGGCGGGCATCACCGGGGCGGCGGGCATCACCGGGGCGGCGGGCATCACCGGGGCGGCGGGCATCACCGGGGCGGTGGGCATCACTGGGGCGGTGGGCATCACCGCGGCGGCGGGCATCACTGGGGTGGCGGACATCACCGGGGTGGTGGGAATCATTGGGGATACCCCAAATCCCCGTCTCAAAGCCCACCCAACGGCAAGATCACCTATTGGAGGAATGCCAAATGATACGAGTCGGAGGTTTCTCGATCACCGAGAGCCTAAAATCGAGATCTGTGATATGAGGTAGGGCATACGAAACACGGCCGGGCGAACCGCATTGGGGATCCGCCGGCCGTTCTTTTATGATAGGACGTCGGCAGTCGAACGTAATCCCTAGACGTAAGCATTGATCGTACAATCCCGAAGGTTTTCGGAAAACTTGCTGATTTCGCGTGGTTCCTCTGTTTACAATCGACCGTAATCGGGCCTGCGCCACGACAAGCAGATGAGTGAACAATCAAATCTCCAAGGCGCCGGACGACAAGGAACTGACCATGACTGATCAACCTGCATCTGCACGACCGCTCCGCCAATGGCTCATCCTTCCGCCTCTAATCCTTGGTGTGGGCGTCGCAATCTATATGGTTGCAGGACGGACGCAGCTCAAGCACAATCCGGTCACCGAGGTCTCGCGGACGCTGCGGGTGATTCCGGCCCCGCAAGTCGACGTGGTACCCCGTGTGTGGGGCTATGGCACGGCCGAACCGGGCCGCACCTGGAAGGCCGTCGCCGAGGTGCAGGGACGTGTCATCGAAACAGATCCCCACCTGAAAGCAGGGAGCATTATTGCCAAGGGGCTAACGCTGCTTAAGATTGACCCATACGAACTGGAGTTGGTAGCAGCCCAACTCAAAGCGGACATCGACCGCGTCAAGGCGCAACAGTCGGAATTGGAGACTAACGAAGCCAATTACCGAGCATCGCTGACAATCGAGGATGCCGCATTGGCGCTGGCAGAGCAGGAGTTGCGCCGGCTTCGCCAACTTTCGCAAACAAACGCCATATCCCCTGCCGACGTAGATGCCAAGGAACGCGAGGTTTTAGCGCAACGGCAAAACGTGCAGTCACAGCGCAATCTTCTGAACGTACTCCCCTCTAAGTTGCAGGCCCTCAATGCGGAGTTGACCGTTAAACAGTCGAGTCTGAAGCAGGCCGAGATTGACGTCACAAAATGCGTTATCAAAGCACCCTTCAGCTGCCGCTTGGCGGACGTTGACATTCAAGCGGGGCAGTTTCTCGCTCGCGGCGAAGTCCTCTTCGAGGCTTATAGCACGGCGATCACGGAAGTCGATGCGCAGGTTCCCATGGATCAAGCCCGCAAGTTGATGGGCGCTGACGCGGCGCCCATCGCGCCCTTGAGCATCGACTTGGATGAACTCGCCAATTTGCTGGGCATCCAGGCGACTGTGCGCATACGTGCCGGAGACCTGACTGTGCACTGGGACGCTCGCGTCACCGGCATCCGCGAACAACTCGATCCCACCACGCGCAGCATTGCCGTCGTGGTGGCAGTCGACGATCCGTATAAGAATGTGATTCCCGGCAAACGCCCACCGTTGGTCAAAGGCATGTTTTGTGAAATTGAGTTGTGGGCGAAACCTCGCGCCGGAAAAATCGTGATTCCGCGCAGCGCCATGCATGATGGTGCGGTGTATATCGTCAATGATGAGCGCCGCTTGGAGAAAAGGGCCGTCGTCGTCGATTTTCTTCAGAGCGATTTCGTTTGCGTTAGTACCGGGTTGCACGCCGGGGAAGTTGTCGTCGTCTCCGATCCGACCCCCGCCATTTTGGGGATGTTGGTCGATCCGGTCGAAGACGACGCTTTGCTGAACGTAATCAAGGCGCAGGCGACCGGCGAAGGGAGCCTTAAATGATACGCTTCTTCGCCACGCACCCCACCGCGGCCAATTTATTGATGCTGGTTTTCGTGGTGATCGGCATCATGACCGCGGGGACTTTGCGCCGAGAAACATTCCCCGATTTCACAGTCCCGGAAGTGGAGATTCGAGTCCCCTACCCTGGCGCGACGGCCCAGGAAGTCGAGGACGTTGTCAGTCGCCGAGTGGAAGACGCGCTGGACGGCATCAAATACGTCAAGGAAATCCGTTCCGATGCGCGAGAGAATATCGCCATCATTACAATCGAGATGGATGATTCCGGCGACTTTGTCGTGTTTAAAGACGACATCGAAACCGAAATCGCCGCCATCGATGATTTTCCCGACGACGTCGAAGACCCGGTGATTAAACAGCTCGGGACGACGGAATTGGTTTTGTCGCTGATCGTCAGCGGCCCCATGTCACCGCGCGATCTGAAAGCGTACTGTGAGGACCTTAAGGAGCGGCTACAGCGAGATCCTCAGGTGTCTACCGTCAATATCCGCGGGTTTTCGGACAACCAACTGCGGATCGAACTTTCTGCCAGCGCCCTCATGCAATACGACCTCAGTGTTGCCGACGTGGCCGATTTCGTGAGCCGGCAAAATGTCGACTTGCCAGCCGGCGCTATTGAAACCGGTGAACATGAGATTCTGGTCCGTTTCGTCGAGGAGCGCCGCTCACCCGAAGACTTGGAAACGCTGGTGATTGTCGGCGGCCACGGCGGCGGCGAAATCCGGTTGGGGGATCTGGGCACTGTCACCGACACCTTTGAGCTCGAAGAGGACAAGGTGATCGCCGACGGCCGACGCGCGGGGATTTTAGTCGTCGAGAAGACAAAAACTGAGGACACGATCCGTGCGGCCAATGTTGTTAAGTCAATTGTCGAGGATGAGCGAGCCCGGCATCCACAGATAACGATCGATATCACTCAGGACATGTCGACGCTCGTCAACAGCCGACTGAATTTGATTCTTAAAAATGCCTGGCAAGGAGGACTGCTGGTTTTTCTGGCCATGTGGCTATTTTTTAATGTGCGGCTATCGTTTTGGGTAGTCATGAGCTTGCCCGTTTCGTTTCTGGGCGCGCTGTGGTTCGCCGAGCAAATTGGATTGACGATCAACATGATCACGATGATCGGCATCCTCATGGCTTTGGGATTGCTGATGGACGACGGCATCGTGATCGCCGAGAATATTGCCACACATGCCGCCCGCGGGAAACCGGCAATCCAGGCTGCAATCGACGGCGTGAATGAAGTCAAGGCAGGCGTGTTTTCCTCTTTTATCACCACGGTTTGCGTCCTAGGACCGTTGGCGACGATTGGCGGTAATATCGGCAAAGTTCTGCGAGTGATGCCGATCATTTTGATTCTCGTATTGGCGGTCAGTTTGGTGGAAGCTTTCCTGATCTTACCATCGCACTTAGCGCATTCGCTGACGGACGAGCATGACAAAAAAGCGAACGCGGTACGCCGATTCATCGATGGCATGATTGACTACTGCCGCGAACACATTCTCGGCCGCGCCGTCGACATCCTGTTGCGGTGGCGATATCTATGGGTCGGTTGTGTGATTGCCATGTTGATCGGCACGCTGGCAATGTTTGCTGGAGGGAACGTCAAATTCCAAGCGTTTCCGGACCTTGACGGGGACGTCATCGACGCGCGGCTGATGATGTCCCAAGGCACCCCGCTTAAACGGACCGAAGAGGTTGTTCAACAATTTACCGACGCACTGGTCGAAGTTAACCGCGAATTTAAATCACGGCAACCGGACGAACAAAACCTGATCAAGTCGGTCAACGTACAATTCAACAAGAATACCGACGCCTTCGAGACCGGCCCGCACGTCGCCACAGTTTCGGTCAATCTTCTCGATGCTGAGATTCGTGACGGGCGCATCGATGAGATTGTCGATTCCTGGCGGGACAAAATCGTGCCGCCAACCGACGTTGATATGATGAACTTTACGGAACCGGTCATCGGCCCCCAAGGCCGCGCCATTGAAATTCGTTTACAAGGGGACGACCTTGAACAACTGGAAGTGGCGGCGACGCACTTTCGCGCTTGGCTAGCGCGTTTTGACGGTGTATTGAACCTCACCGACGATCTCCGCCGCGGCAAACCGGAAATCCGCATTCACCTCCGCGAGGGAACGGCCGGATTGGGCCTCGACGCCGCCACTGTGGCCCGGCAGGTGCGGGCTGGGTTTTATGGAATGACGGCCGATGAAATCCAAATCGGTCGTGAGGCCTACGAAGTCGATGTGCGGCTGCGGCCCGACGACCAAGACAGCGTCGCCGACCTGGAGTATTTCCATTTCGCCGTCCCCGGCGGCAAACTGGTGCCGCTCGGCTCAATTGCAATTGCTGACCGCACCCGCGGTTGGTCGCGCATTGCTCGGGTCGACGGTCGCCGCACAGTGACCCTGCTGGGGGACGTCGATCAACGTCGGATCAACACGGCACAATTATTCAATGAAATCGAGCGAGACTATTTGCCGGAATTCCACGCAGAATTTCCGGAAATCGACGTTTCATTTGCCGGCGAGGTCGAACAATCGGCCACGACTCAGGAATCGATGATGGGGGCCATGGTCATCGGTGTGATTGGCGTGTTTGTATTGTTGAGTTTTCAGTTTCGTAGTTACACCGAACCGCTGATCGTGATGACGGCGATCCCGTTTGCGTTGATCGGAGTGATCTGGGGACATTGGCTAATGGGCATCGATCTGAGTATGCCCAGCGGCGTAGGATTCATTTCCTTAGCGGGGATCGTCGTCAACGATTCGATTCTGCTGGTACTGTTTTTGAAAATGCGCCGCGAAGAAGGCGCCGACATCGTCATGGCGGCGGGACAGGCGAGCCGGCAACGCTTTCGGGCAATTGTGATCACGTCTCTGACAACGATCGCCGGCTTGCTTCCGCTGCTATTCGAGCGCAGCCTGCAGGCGCAGGTGTTGATCCCACTGGCAGCCAGCATCGCTTTTGGCTTGTTGGCATCCACGGTATTGGTCTTGTTGGTGATCCCCTGTCTTTACACGATTCTCGGCGATTTTGGACTCACCGCAGATATTGCCACCAAGGGTCAGCACGATACGTAATTTTGGGACGTGAGGGCGCTACACGATATACATCAGTAGTTTTCACATCACACCAATCAATCCGGGAGATCCGATGCCCCAAGAACAAACATTTCGCATTCTGTTGGATCAATTACGGACCGGTGACGAAGCAGCGGCAGTGAAAATTGTCCAAGATCATACGGCCGGTTTGGTAGCAGTCGCCCGCAAGCAAATGGGAAGCGGTCTGGC
Coding sequences within it:
- a CDS encoding efflux RND transporter periplasmic adaptor subunit — its product is MTDQPASARPLRQWLILPPLILGVGVAIYMVAGRTQLKHNPVTEVSRTLRVIPAPQVDVVPRVWGYGTAEPGRTWKAVAEVQGRVIETDPHLKAGSIIAKGLTLLKIDPYELELVAAQLKADIDRVKAQQSELETNEANYRASLTIEDAALALAEQELRRLRQLSQTNAISPADVDAKEREVLAQRQNVQSQRNLLNVLPSKLQALNAELTVKQSSLKQAEIDVTKCVIKAPFSCRLADVDIQAGQFLARGEVLFEAYSTAITEVDAQVPMDQARKLMGADAAPIAPLSIDLDELANLLGIQATVRIRAGDLTVHWDARVTGIREQLDPTTRSIAVVVAVDDPYKNVIPGKRPPLVKGMFCEIELWAKPRAGKIVIPRSAMHDGAVYIVNDERRLEKRAVVVDFLQSDFVCVSTGLHAGEVVVVSDPTPAILGMLVDPVEDDALLNVIKAQATGEGSLK
- a CDS encoding zinc ribbon domain-containing protein — encoded protein: MPLCRTCGTEIENNTKKCPHCGASPFASPEKGLSLIKRLVLVLPIACWLGGSVADSLRFIDHTNIGRQLRQTFPIDPGVLFYGLPWIGSTIGLSFVLAYVLKTSSKDGEVPFGWKLILGASFVIFAGVVFLYARVFLVWANMR
- a CDS encoding efflux RND transporter permease subunit, with translation MIRFFATHPTAANLLMLVFVVIGIMTAGTLRRETFPDFTVPEVEIRVPYPGATAQEVEDVVSRRVEDALDGIKYVKEIRSDARENIAIITIEMDDSGDFVVFKDDIETEIAAIDDFPDDVEDPVIKQLGTTELVLSLIVSGPMSPRDLKAYCEDLKERLQRDPQVSTVNIRGFSDNQLRIELSASALMQYDLSVADVADFVSRQNVDLPAGAIETGEHEILVRFVEERRSPEDLETLVIVGGHGGGEIRLGDLGTVTDTFELEEDKVIADGRRAGILVVEKTKTEDTIRAANVVKSIVEDERARHPQITIDITQDMSTLVNSRLNLILKNAWQGGLLVFLAMWLFFNVRLSFWVVMSLPVSFLGALWFAEQIGLTINMITMIGILMALGLLMDDGIVIAENIATHAARGKPAIQAAIDGVNEVKAGVFSSFITTVCVLGPLATIGGNIGKVLRVMPIILILVLAVSLVEAFLILPSHLAHSLTDEHDKKANAVRRFIDGMIDYCREHILGRAVDILLRWRYLWVGCVIAMLIGTLAMFAGGNVKFQAFPDLDGDVIDARLMMSQGTPLKRTEEVVQQFTDALVEVNREFKSRQPDEQNLIKSVNVQFNKNTDAFETGPHVATVSVNLLDAEIRDGRIDEIVDSWRDKIVPPTDVDMMNFTEPVIGPQGRAIEIRLQGDDLEQLEVAATHFRAWLARFDGVLNLTDDLRRGKPEIRIHLREGTAGLGLDAATVARQVRAGFYGMTADEIQIGREAYEVDVRLRPDDQDSVADLEYFHFAVPGGKLVPLGSIAIADRTRGWSRIARVDGRRTVTLLGDVDQRRINTAQLFNEIERDYLPEFHAEFPEIDVSFAGEVEQSATTQESMMGAMVIGVIGVFVLLSFQFRSYTEPLIVMTAIPFALIGVIWGHWLMGIDLSMPSGVGFISLAGIVVNDSILLVLFLKMRREEGADIVMAAGQASRQRFRAIVITSLTTIAGLLPLLFERSLQAQVLIPLAASIAFGLLASTVLVLLVIPCLYTILGDFGLTADIATKGQHDT